A stretch of the Bacillus sp. BGMRC 2118 genome encodes the following:
- a CDS encoding MBOAT family protein — translation MLFNSFEFIFLFLPTVVVLYFFFNRLRLIRLGDLWLAISSLVFYSWWNLSYLPLILLSIIVNYYIGQVIQKGSLNKKVMLFLGVTFNIGLLGYYKYVDFFIYNVNSLFATNFSLLEIALPLAISFFTFQQIANIVDIYKGEIKSSNLLDYILFVTFFPQLIAGPIVHHKEIIPQFSNLRKKVVNPKNVAIGIFFFSVGLFKKVILADTYAVWATQGFDQLEVVTFIEGWVISLSYTFQIYFDFSGYMDMAIGAALLLNIRLPFNFNSPYKATNIQDVWNKWHMTLGRFLYRYVYTPLNKFLLRKVFIPLNLKHKVNTRTSLSLFLMFIVSGIWHGAGWTFIFWGFLHGVATVVHRYWKQTKIKMNKVLAWFITFNFINFTMVFFRAESFSDAVKVLKGMIGMNGIVLPIKYQTIIPSSLKELFIFSNPTLLNISEAIQYIVIGFIIILVFKNTRQLAEKFKPTIWTFLFTILLLLYSILNLTKVSEFIYFNF, via the coding sequence ATGCTTTTCAATTCATTTGAATTTATCTTCCTTTTTCTACCGACAGTAGTAGTTTTATATTTCTTCTTTAATAGGTTGAGGCTAATTCGCCTTGGTGATTTATGGTTAGCCATTAGTTCATTAGTATTCTATAGTTGGTGGAATCTATCCTATTTACCACTCATATTACTTTCTATTATTGTGAATTACTATATTGGACAGGTTATTCAAAAGGGATCGCTTAATAAAAAAGTGATGTTGTTTTTAGGCGTAACCTTCAATATAGGGTTATTAGGCTACTACAAATATGTCGACTTTTTTATCTATAATGTAAATTCACTGTTTGCTACTAACTTTTCTCTGCTAGAAATTGCTTTACCGTTAGCAATCAGTTTCTTCACCTTTCAACAAATTGCGAATATAGTTGATATCTATAAAGGTGAGATTAAATCCTCTAATTTACTGGATTACATTTTATTTGTCACGTTCTTTCCACAATTGATAGCAGGGCCAATTGTCCACCATAAGGAGATTATTCCGCAGTTTTCAAACTTACGAAAAAAAGTGGTGAATCCTAAAAATGTGGCAATTGGTATTTTCTTTTTTTCAGTAGGTTTATTTAAAAAGGTTATACTTGCTGATACGTATGCTGTTTGGGCGACTCAAGGATTCGATCAATTGGAAGTGGTCACTTTTATTGAGGGATGGGTTATTTCTTTATCTTATACCTTCCAAATCTACTTTGATTTTAGTGGTTATATGGATATGGCAATTGGTGCAGCTCTACTTCTAAATATCAGGTTACCATTTAATTTTAATTCGCCCTACAAGGCTACGAATATTCAAGATGTCTGGAATAAATGGCACATGACACTTGGACGGTTTTTATACCGATATGTGTATACTCCACTGAATAAATTCTTATTAAGAAAGGTGTTTATTCCTTTAAACCTAAAACACAAAGTGAATACAAGGACAAGTTTAAGTTTGTTTTTAATGTTTATTGTCAGTGGGATATGGCATGGAGCAGGATGGACATTTATTTTTTGGGGATTTTTACATGGTGTAGCTACTGTGGTGCATCGCTACTGGAAGCAAACTAAAATAAAAATGAATAAGGTATTGGCATGGTTTATTACCTTTAATTTCATTAATTTTACAATGGTTTTCTTTAGAGCGGAGTCTTTCTCTGATGCAGTTAAAGTATTAAAAGGTATGATCGGAATGAATGGTATTGTACTGCCAATTAAGTATCAAACAATTATTCCTTCGAGTCTGAAGGAATTGTTTATTTTTAGTAATCCTACACTACTAAATATCTCCGAGGCAATTCAATATATAGTTATAGGATTTATTATTATACTAGTCTTTAAAAATACAAGGCAGCTAGCAGAAAAATTTAAACCTACTATATGGACATTTCTTTTTACAATTCTATTATTATTGTACTCCATATTAAATCTAACCAAGGTAAGTGAATTTATTTATTTCAACTTCTAA
- a CDS encoding acyltransferase: MIKTIKFHLLLTFLNTFLTGTRFFILKRSILNCIGINVGKGSCIVGPIKVGRIAKLEIGKDCWIGANFTVHGNGKVKINNNCDIGPDVTIITGSHEIGSKERRAGKGVTWIYNIGSGTWIGAKATISNGSNIGNGVVIGACSLITKDCEDNSLYLGSPAKKVKELEII; this comes from the coding sequence ATGATTAAGACTATAAAATTTCACCTCTTATTGACTTTTTTAAATACATTCCTTACAGGAACTCGTTTCTTTATATTGAAACGGAGTATATTAAATTGTATTGGTATTAACGTTGGAAAAGGTTCTTGTATTGTTGGTCCTATTAAGGTTGGCAGAATAGCTAAATTGGAAATTGGTAAAGACTGCTGGATTGGGGCTAACTTTACCGTACATGGTAACGGTAAAGTAAAAATAAATAATAACTGTGATATTGGGCCAGACGTAACTATTATAACTGGTTCACATGAAATTGGCTCTAAGGAAAGAAGAGCAGGGAAAGGAGTTACATGGATCTATAATATAGGGAGTGGGACATGGATAGGCGCAAAAGCTACAATCTCAAATGGTTCGAACATTGGTAATGGTGTTGTTATTGGTGCATGTTCTCTAATAACAAAGGATTGTGAGGATAACTCTCTATATCTTGGTTCACCTGCGAAGAAAGTAAAAGAATTAGAAATTATCTAG
- a CDS encoding oligosaccharide flippase family protein: protein MMMVLKNKLLRSSFGKNVIGMGIFRVLGIITNFLLVGLIYRYFSNDAINGIWLTIFSILTWMTFFDFGMGNSLRNKLTESIARNNISLSNAYISTTYILMIIPTVIALIIAVIIVIFLDWQSIFNVDGIKYSNSYLTLFICVVVFLYSLNFYLSILNAILHSIYKSYLISLIQLGINLVNILIISILYFLEINDLIVLGFVYIGTSIVILSLSTIIIFRYNRFNLRFSLIYFRSDLVKDILKFGGKFLILQLGVIILFNTDNFIISKYIGVEQVTPYQLVYKLLGISTIVLGLFLTPIWTKVINDKSLNKIREIKNSIKKLIILFALLGIITVVIGFMSPVIINYWTGSKIIMPSKLIPFLIIFVIFNMWCNIFQSILNGLNKLNLQILCYGFAAIINIPLCILLIKVTNLGVSAVILGNIFSFLVPGVVLPMYTFRILKNYDLINENNKID from the coding sequence ATGATGATGGTTTTAAAAAACAAATTACTAAGAAGCTCTTTCGGGAAAAATGTAATAGGCATGGGAATCTTTAGGGTATTGGGGATTATTACAAATTTCCTTTTAGTTGGATTAATTTATAGGTATTTTTCAAATGACGCAATCAATGGAATTTGGTTAACTATTTTCTCTATACTGACATGGATGACTTTCTTTGATTTTGGTATGGGAAACAGTCTAAGAAATAAACTTACTGAATCAATTGCTAGGAATAATATAAGCCTATCTAATGCATATATTAGTACAACTTATATCTTAATGATTATACCAACTGTAATTGCACTCATAATAGCTGTAATTATAGTAATTTTTCTTGATTGGCAATCAATCTTTAACGTTGATGGTATTAAATATAGTAATTCATATTTAACTCTATTTATTTGTGTTGTGGTTTTTTTGTATTCATTAAATTTTTATCTTTCCATACTAAATGCGATATTACATTCAATATATAAATCTTACCTTATCTCATTAATACAATTAGGAATTAATTTAGTGAATATATTAATAATCTCAATTCTTTATTTCCTAGAAATTAACGATCTTATAGTATTAGGATTTGTCTATATAGGTACTTCAATAGTGATTTTAAGCTTATCTACTATAATAATCTTTAGATATAATAGATTTAATTTAAGATTTAGCCTTATTTATTTTAGAAGTGATCTAGTGAAGGATATTCTGAAATTTGGAGGGAAGTTTTTAATCCTTCAATTAGGGGTAATTATTTTATTTAATACTGATAATTTTATTATTAGTAAGTATATTGGAGTTGAACAAGTTACACCCTATCAACTTGTATATAAGTTATTAGGTATAAGTACTATCGTACTTGGCTTATTCCTTACTCCAATATGGACCAAAGTAATAAATGATAAATCTTTAAATAAAATAAGAGAAATTAAAAATTCAATTAAAAAGCTAATTATACTGTTTGCCCTCTTAGGAATAATTACCGTTGTTATTGGCTTTATGTCGCCAGTAATAATAAACTATTGGACGGGCTCAAAAATAATAATGCCGTCTAAGTTAATACCTTTTTTAATTATTTTTGTTATATTCAATATGTGGTGTAATATATTTCAAAGTATTTTAAATGGATTAAACAAATTGAATTTACAAATATTATGTTATGGTTTTGCAGCTATTATTAATATTCCGTTATGTATTTTATTAATTAAGGTTACTAATTTGGGAGTATCTGCAGTAATACTAGGAAACATCTTTTCTTTCCTAGTGCCTGGAGTTGTACTACCAATGTATACATTTAGAATATTAAAAAATTATGATTTAATAAATGAAAACAATAAAATTGACTGA
- a CDS encoding O-antigen ligase family protein, with translation MFILAREHNIRKGPVFNFTIRKSTVEWLIIISLLIFSFINNYTLLISLLFSLLLLRQKEIGAIKILNLVTFRTIINPGIAIDIAHWQSLKWGILFVCSIYLIKAYFKLDAIPRRKVRKITNLVLIFMIYNVITALIYSTLPTIAIFKLFSYVLIFLGVLIGISYTNNKFNWINWSFKLFTALMMFSLPMVIFPIGYLRNGHAFQGLTNQPNMFGIVAALSIAIILTAFQTRRIKYRLFTLLTVLPITMYMIILSKSRTAFLTGCILFLIYIFIIKFNRFLKVISINILVVLIIVFVLLENTTLNYLIEFIYKGQSNLLFSRENQVAVLMNNFLMNPWFGNGFAVPVTPYRSFSFSTEYVVEPGNLILSILSYSGIIGFMIFVLYIIRIFLINIMQFSQYCYLPVAAILISMGEMVFFSSNNIGIWCYMFISMYMSPDIKHRLE, from the coding sequence ATGTTCATATTGGCAAGGGAACATAATATTAGAAAAGGCCCTGTCTTTAATTTTACAATAAGAAAATCGACAGTAGAATGGCTAATAATAATCAGTTTACTAATATTTAGTTTCATAAATAACTACACCCTATTAATATCTTTATTATTTTCATTGTTGCTACTGAGACAAAAAGAGATAGGTGCTATAAAAATTTTGAATTTAGTTACTTTTAGGACTATAATTAATCCTGGAATTGCCATAGATATAGCTCATTGGCAAAGTTTAAAATGGGGAATTCTTTTTGTTTGTTCCATTTACTTAATTAAAGCTTATTTTAAACTAGATGCAATTCCAAGGAGAAAAGTTAGGAAAATTACAAATCTAGTTTTAATCTTTATGATTTATAATGTTATAACAGCTCTTATTTATAGCACATTACCTACGATTGCAATTTTTAAGTTATTTAGCTATGTTTTAATTTTTTTAGGAGTTCTCATTGGAATAAGTTATACAAATAATAAATTTAATTGGATCAACTGGTCATTTAAACTCTTTACAGCATTAATGATGTTTTCACTGCCTATGGTTATCTTCCCAATTGGATATTTAAGAAATGGTCATGCCTTTCAAGGACTAACCAACCAACCAAATATGTTTGGGATAGTGGCTGCATTATCTATTGCAATAATCCTTACTGCTTTTCAAACACGTAGAATTAAATATAGATTATTCACATTATTGACAGTTTTACCGATTACAATGTATATGATTATACTTAGTAAGTCGAGGACAGCCTTCTTAACTGGGTGTATATTATTCTTAATATATATATTTATTATAAAATTTAACAGGTTTCTTAAAGTAATTAGTATTAATATACTAGTTGTGCTAATAATAGTTTTTGTTCTATTAGAGAATACTACACTAAATTATTTAATTGAGTTTATTTATAAGGGTCAAAGTAATTTACTTTTTTCACGTGAGAATCAGGTCGCAGTACTAATGAATAATTTCTTAATGAATCCTTGGTTTGGAAATGGATTTGCTGTACCTGTTACTCCATATAGGAGCTTTTCCTTCAGTACAGAATATGTTGTTGAACCAGGCAACTTAATTCTATCGATATTATCGTATAGTGGAATCATAGGTTTTATGATTTTTGTATTATACATTATACGGATTTTCTTAATTAATATCATGCAATTTAGCCAGTACTGTTATTTACCAGTAGCTGCAATTCTTATTAGTATGGGAGAAATGGTGTTTTTTAGTAGTAATAATATTGGTATATGGTGTTATATGTTCATTTCAATGTATATGTCTCCAGATATAAAGCATAGACTAGAATAA
- a CDS encoding glycosyltransferase family 4 protein, which produces MSRRIKVLFLANIPSPYRVAFFNELGEKCDLTVLFERKTSDERELTWYNNDFSNFRAVFLEGIKVNKNNALCFNVIRYLKKNLYDFIIVGGYATPTGTLAINYMKLKNIPFAINADGGIINKNERLYKKVIKKLLISSADFWLSTSKTTNNYFEYYGADLNKTHQYPFTTLKQIDLVKAPINKLAKNDLRKKLNIKEEKVILSVGQFIHRKGFDVLLNACSILPREYGIYIVGGEPPDEYVKLKKKLELNNVHFVGFKSKEDLKEYYMASDLFVLPTREDIWGLVINEAMAYGLPIITTEKCVAGLELVKDYENGFIIPVDDSSNLAKKITEIIEDDNLQEKMRNNSLIKIKKYTIENMAAETLIIFENLLEKRDVHIGKGT; this is translated from the coding sequence ATGAGTAGAAGAATTAAAGTTTTGTTTTTAGCGAATATTCCATCACCATATAGAGTTGCCTTTTTTAATGAATTAGGTGAAAAATGTGACTTAACGGTATTGTTCGAAAGGAAAACTTCTGATGAGCGTGAATTGACTTGGTACAATAATGATTTTTCTAATTTTAGAGCAGTTTTTTTAGAAGGAATTAAAGTAAACAAGAATAATGCACTATGCTTTAATGTAATAAGATATTTAAAAAAAAATCTATATGATTTTATCATAGTCGGTGGTTATGCTACGCCAACGGGGACACTTGCCATAAATTATATGAAACTAAAAAATATACCATTTGCAATTAATGCAGATGGAGGGATTATTAATAAAAATGAAAGACTTTATAAGAAGGTAATAAAAAAACTCCTTATTTCAAGCGCTGACTTTTGGTTAAGCACTAGTAAAACTACAAATAATTATTTCGAGTACTACGGTGCTGATTTAAATAAAACACATCAGTATCCTTTTACAACATTAAAACAAATTGATCTAGTAAAAGCCCCAATTAATAAATTGGCAAAAAATGATCTTAGAAAAAAGTTAAATATTAAAGAGGAAAAGGTTATTCTGTCTGTAGGCCAATTTATACACAGGAAAGGTTTTGATGTACTATTAAATGCCTGTTCAATATTGCCTAGAGAGTATGGGATTTATATTGTAGGTGGGGAACCTCCAGATGAATATGTAAAGCTTAAGAAGAAGTTAGAACTCAACAATGTTCACTTTGTAGGCTTCAAATCTAAAGAGGACTTAAAAGAATATTATATGGCAAGTGACCTTTTTGTATTACCTACAAGAGAAGACATTTGGGGATTAGTAATTAATGAGGCAATGGCTTATGGACTACCTATCATAACTACCGAAAAATGTGTTGCAGGATTGGAACTGGTAAAGGATTATGAAAATGGATTTATTATTCCGGTGGATGATAGTAGTAATTTAGCAAAAAAAATCACAGAAATAATAGAAGATGATAATCTACAAGAAAAAATGAGGAATAATAGTCTAATAAAAATAAAAAAATATACTATAGAAAACATGGCTGCAGAAACTCTTATCATTTTCGAAAACCTTTTAGAGAAAAGAGATGTTCATATTGGCAAGGGAACATAA
- a CDS encoding glycosyltransferase family 4 protein yields the protein MKNSILITGPYLPGKSYGGPVKSLYNMVETLGDIYEIFIITNDRDLNSEVPYENVEIGKWNKVGKANVLYSPKDDFYRHLKEAISEKNFDIIYCSSFFAKLTLLVHILSLLKRIRVPIIIAPRGEFSIGALGIKTFKKKAYLILYKLLKMHKKVTFTCSTEKDKKDIERVFGRNIAVHKASNIVGNRNDTPNRAREKVSGEIKIVTVSRVSSIKNIDYSLELLLKIAQRKLPFNNIIFDIYGPIEDRNYYNECMDIISKINTKIKVTFKGIIDYEDVMKTLNKYHIFLFPTKGENFGHVIQEALLSGCPVIISDQTPWRGLQELGVGFEFPLTNDDKFIEAIKFYLNMDNRDFSPYSQKAFEYGVYKVDSQLGIEEHLNLFNQIIDKGIGDE from the coding sequence ATGAAAAACAGTATTTTAATAACAGGACCTTATCTCCCTGGGAAGTCATATGGAGGACCAGTTAAATCTCTTTATAATATGGTAGAAACACTAGGTGACATATATGAAATTTTTATAATCACAAATGATAGAGATTTAAACTCTGAAGTCCCATATGAAAATGTTGAGATTGGAAAATGGAATAAAGTGGGGAAAGCAAATGTGTTATATTCTCCCAAAGATGATTTCTATAGACATCTAAAAGAAGCTATATCAGAAAAAAACTTTGATATAATTTATTGTAGCAGTTTTTTTGCTAAACTTACTTTGTTAGTACACATTCTTTCGCTTCTTAAAAGAATAAGAGTGCCTATAATAATTGCGCCTAGAGGTGAATTTTCAATAGGTGCCTTAGGAATAAAAACATTTAAAAAGAAAGCCTACTTAATACTATATAAACTACTTAAAATGCATAAAAAGGTAACTTTCACTTGTTCAACGGAGAAGGATAAGAAGGACATTGAAAGAGTATTTGGGAGAAATATTGCAGTTCATAAGGCAAGTAACATTGTAGGAAATAGAAATGATACACCTAATAGAGCACGAGAAAAGGTATCTGGAGAAATAAAGATTGTTACTGTTTCTAGAGTATCCAGTATTAAGAATATTGATTATTCGTTAGAACTTCTGCTAAAGATAGCCCAAAGGAAATTACCCTTTAACAACATTATTTTTGATATTTATGGGCCAATAGAAGATCGTAATTATTACAATGAATGTATGGATATCATTTCAAAGATTAATACTAAAATAAAGGTTACATTTAAAGGAATAATAGACTATGAAGATGTAATGAAAACACTTAATAAATATCATATATTTTTGTTTCCTACCAAAGGGGAAAATTTTGGTCATGTAATACAAGAAGCATTACTTTCAGGTTGTCCAGTAATTATTAGTGATCAAACACCATGGAGAGGTTTGCAAGAATTGGGCGTGGGATTTGAATTTCCCTTAACAAACGATGATAAGTTTATCGAAGCAATTAAATTTTATTTGAACATGGACAATAGAGATTTTTCTCCTTATTCCCAAAAGGCTTTTGAATATGGAGTCTATAAGGTTGATAGCCAGTTGGGAATAGAGGAACACTTAAATTTATTTAATCAAATCATTGATAAGGGGATCGGAGATGAGTAG
- a CDS encoding nucleotide sugar dehydrogenase, whose product MKLYDAIRNKKEKISIIGLGYVGMPLAVAFSKVADVVGFDISKEKVQQYLNGIDVTKEVGNEVIRQSSVLFTWDEKDISDCKFHIVAVPTPINQDKTPDLKPVLGASRTVGRNLVRDSIVVFESTVYPGVTEDICIPILEEESGLKCGVDFKVGYSPERINPGDRVHRLENIVKIVSGMDEESLENIAKIYEMIISAGVHRAESIKVAEAAKVIENSQRDINIAFMNELSIVFNKMGIDTKSVLEAAGTKWNFLNFTPGLVGGHCIGVDPYYFIYRAEELGYHSQIILAGRRINDEMGKYVAENTVKQLIKAGKKVKGANVAIFGITFKENCPDSRNTRVVDIIKELDEYEVNTLVVDPIANKEEVENEYGIQLVEMDKVNNVDAIIFAVAHDSFKELELEDLNNYYRNELNNNVSDNSLDRYAQEKEFVLIDIKSIFNRKEVESKNYLYWSL is encoded by the coding sequence ATGAAACTATATGATGCTATAAGAAACAAAAAGGAAAAAATCTCTATAATTGGTTTAGGATATGTTGGTATGCCTTTGGCTGTTGCCTTTTCTAAGGTTGCAGATGTAGTGGGCTTTGATATCTCAAAAGAGAAGGTGCAACAATATCTTAATGGTATTGATGTTACTAAAGAGGTTGGTAATGAGGTAATCCGGCAATCAAGTGTTTTATTCACATGGGATGAGAAAGATATTAGTGACTGTAAATTTCATATAGTTGCAGTTCCTACTCCAATAAATCAAGATAAAACCCCAGATCTAAAGCCTGTATTAGGTGCTAGTAGAACAGTGGGAAGGAACTTGGTAAGAGATTCAATTGTGGTGTTTGAATCAACTGTATATCCAGGTGTTACAGAAGATATATGTATTCCTATTCTTGAGGAGGAGTCTGGATTAAAATGTGGTGTGGACTTTAAGGTAGGTTATTCTCCAGAAAGAATTAATCCAGGTGATAGAGTTCATAGACTTGAAAATATTGTAAAGATAGTATCAGGAATGGATGAAGAATCTTTAGAAAATATTGCAAAGATTTATGAGATGATAATTTCTGCTGGTGTTCATAGGGCAGAGAGCATAAAGGTAGCAGAAGCAGCAAAAGTAATAGAAAACTCTCAAAGAGATATAAACATTGCTTTTATGAACGAGTTATCGATTGTCTTTAATAAAATGGGAATAGATACTAAATCTGTATTAGAAGCAGCGGGTACAAAATGGAATTTCCTTAATTTTACACCAGGTCTAGTAGGAGGGCATTGTATTGGAGTTGATCCATACTATTTCATATACAGAGCAGAAGAACTAGGATATCATTCACAAATAATACTTGCAGGTAGAAGGATTAATGATGAAATGGGTAAGTACGTTGCAGAAAATACTGTAAAACAGCTTATAAAGGCTGGAAAAAAGGTTAAAGGGGCAAATGTTGCAATATTTGGAATAACATTTAAAGAGAACTGTCCAGACAGCAGAAATACAAGGGTAGTCGATATAATCAAGGAATTAGATGAGTATGAGGTAAATACATTAGTAGTTGATCCAATTGCGAATAAGGAAGAAGTAGAAAATGAGTACGGTATTCAATTAGTTGAAATGGATAAAGTAAATAATGTGGATGCAATTATCTTTGCAGTTGCACATGACAGCTTTAAAGAGTTGGAACTAGAAGACCTTAATAACTACTATCGAAATGAACTAAATAATAATGTTAGTGATAATTCTTTGGATAGGTATGCTCAAGAAAAAGAGTTTGTTCTAATAGATATTAAAAGTATTTTTAACCGGAAAGAAGTAGAAAGTAAAAATTATTTATATTGGAGTCTGTAG
- a CDS encoding UDP-N-acetylglucosamine 2-epimerase (non-hydrolyzing), whose protein sequence is MKKLKVMTVVGTRPEIIRLSAVINKLEKSEAIEHTLVHTGQNYDYELNEVFFNDFNLKKPDYFLNAATGTAVETIGNILVKIDPVMEEVKPDAFLVLGDTNSCLCAIAAKRRQIPIFHMEAGNRCFDQRVPEETNRKIVDHTADINLTYSDIAREYLLREGFSADRIIKTGSPMFEVLNTRKEEIENSDVLERLNLNEGEYFVISAHREENINSEVNFLDLVESLNAIAELYKMPVIVSTHPRTQKMIDTKGIKFNSLVRTLKPLGFNDYVKLQKKSKAVLSDSGTISEESSILGFRALNIRQAHERPEAMEEASVMMVGLNRERILQGLQIIETQEKNTLRLVEDYSQPNVSEKVLRIILSYTDYVNRVVWRKDN, encoded by the coding sequence ATGAAAAAGTTAAAAGTAATGACGGTTGTTGGAACAAGACCAGAAATCATTCGGCTGTCAGCAGTTATTAATAAGTTGGAAAAATCTGAAGCAATTGAGCACACACTTGTCCATACTGGTCAAAATTATGATTATGAGCTGAATGAAGTCTTCTTTAACGACTTCAATTTAAAAAAACCAGACTACTTCCTAAATGCAGCAACAGGTACAGCAGTAGAAACGATTGGTAATATCTTAGTCAAGATTGATCCAGTTATGGAAGAAGTGAAACCAGATGCATTTTTAGTGTTAGGGGATACGAATAGTTGTTTATGTGCAATTGCGGCGAAAAGAAGGCAAATTCCTATCTTCCATATGGAAGCAGGTAATCGCTGTTTTGACCAACGAGTACCTGAAGAAACGAATAGAAAAATTGTGGATCACACAGCAGATATTAATTTAACTTATAGCGATATTGCGAGAGAATATCTCCTAAGAGAAGGATTCTCAGCTGATAGAATCATTAAAACAGGAAGTCCGATGTTCGAAGTGTTAAATACAAGAAAAGAAGAAATAGAAAACTCTGATGTACTAGAGAGATTAAACTTAAATGAAGGTGAATATTTCGTAATCTCTGCGCACCGAGAAGAAAATATTAATTCAGAAGTGAATTTTCTGGATTTAGTTGAAAGTTTAAATGCCATCGCAGAACTATATAAAATGCCAGTCATTGTTAGTACTCATCCACGAACACAGAAAATGATTGATACTAAAGGAATAAAGTTTAATTCATTAGTGAGAACGTTAAAACCATTAGGTTTCAATGATTATGTAAAGTTACAGAAGAAATCTAAAGCTGTTCTAAGTGATAGTGGAACGATAAGTGAAGAATCTTCAATTCTTGGGTTTAGAGCACTAAATATTAGACAAGCACATGAACGTCCAGAGGCAATGGAAGAGGCATCGGTTATGATGGTGGGATTAAATAGAGAGAGGATCTTACAAGGATTACAGATAATAGAAACTCAAGAAAAGAATACATTAAGATTAGTTGAAGATTATAGTCAGCCAAATGTTTCTGAAAAAGTACTAAGAATAATCCTATCATATACAGATTATGTAAATAGGGTTGTATGGAGGAAGGATAATTGA
- a CDS encoding capsular polysaccharide biosynthesis protein CapF — translation MKILVTGANGFIGKNLVAELKNHNHDVFMFGRNTTPQMLDNYCGEAEFVFHLAGVNRPKEESEFMDGNYGFTSTLLETLRKHNNTCPVMMSSSIQAELDNPYGKSKKAGEELFIKYGEETGAKVLIYQMPNVFGKWCRPNYNSAIATFCHNIANDLDIQVNDPNVILNLIYIDDLVNELLNSLHNKENVVKGIYCEVQPVYKKMLGEIVELIYSFKSSREERSIPNMEDDFAKKLYSTYLCYLPTDKFSYDLKMNIDQRGSFSEFIKTPDRGQVSINISKPGITKGNHWHHTKNEKFLVVSGTGVIRFRKINTDEIIEYFVSGEKLEVVDIPTGYTHNIENLGETDMVTVMWANEFYDPERPDTYYLEV, via the coding sequence ATGAAGATACTAGTAACCGGAGCAAATGGGTTTATTGGAAAGAATCTTGTAGCAGAATTAAAAAACCACAACCATGATGTATTTATGTTTGGTAGAAATACTACTCCTCAAATGCTAGATAATTATTGCGGGGAAGCGGAATTTGTATTTCACCTTGCAGGGGTAAACAGGCCAAAAGAAGAGTCAGAATTTATGGATGGCAACTATGGTTTTACATCAACGTTACTAGAGACTTTAAGAAAGCACAACAATACCTGCCCGGTAATGATGTCTTCATCAATTCAAGCTGAATTAGATAACCCATACGGAAAAAGTAAAAAGGCAGGAGAAGAGCTTTTCATAAAGTATGGTGAAGAGACAGGTGCTAAGGTACTCATCTATCAAATGCCAAACGTATTCGGAAAATGGTGCAGACCTAATTATAATAGTGCAATTGCAACATTTTGTCATAATATAGCGAATGATCTAGATATTCAGGTGAATGACCCGAACGTTATTCTTAATCTAATATATATAGATGATTTGGTTAATGAATTATTAAACTCACTACATAACAAAGAGAATGTAGTAAAGGGTATTTATTGTGAGGTTCAACCTGTCTATAAGAAGATGCTCGGAGAAATTGTAGAACTGATTTATTCTTTTAAATCAAGTAGAGAAGAACGATCAATTCCTAATATGGAAGATGATTTTGCCAAAAAGTTATATAGCACTTATTTATGTTACTTACCTACCGATAAGTTTAGCTACGATCTAAAAATGAATATTGATCAGAGGGGCTCGTTTTCTGAGTTTATAAAAACACCTGATCGAGGACAGGTATCTATTAATATTTCTAAACCTGGAATAACGAAAGGAAATCATTGGCACCATACAAAAAATGAAAAGTTCCTAGTGGTTAGCGGAACTGGTGTTATTCGTTTTAGAAAAATTAATACAGATGAGATAATAGAGTATTTTGTAAGTGGAGAGAAACTTGAAGTTGTCGATATTCCTACTGGCTACACACATAATATTGAAAATCTTGGTGAAACCGATATGGTTACAGTGATGTGGGCTAACGAATTCTATGATCCAGAGAGACCTGACACATACTATTTGGAGGTTTAA